The following are encoded in a window of Shewanella psychrotolerans genomic DNA:
- the ileS gene encoding isoleucine--tRNA ligase — MSDYKSTLNLPETEFPMRGNLANREPEMLKSWTENGLYQKIRESRIGAKPFILHDGPPYANGDIHIGHSVNKILKDIIIKSKTMSGFDAPYIPGWDCHGLPIELKVEQKVGKPGQKVSAAEFRQQCREYAAKQVDGQREDFIRLGVFADWQNPYLTMDFSTEANIVRSLSKVIESGHLHKGVKPVHWCTDCGSALAEAEVEYEDKNSPAIDVAFSVVDKPALLAKFGVSDYAHQISMVIWTTTPWTLPANRALSVAGNIEYTLVEMIKDGQAQALVLADELVESCLERYGAESHTVLGKAQGSALELLRFNHPFYAFDVPVILGDHVTVDSGTGVVHTAPGHGQDDFVVGQKYGLEVANPVGDNGVYKADTEIFAGQHVFKANKSVIELLEEKGTLLNHVVINHSYPHCWRHKTPIIFRATPQWFISMDQKGLRAQALSEIEKTQWIPDWGQSRIEKMVENRPDWCISRQRTWGVPITLFVHRETEELHPDSVALMERVANRIEQEGIQAWWDLDASELLGDEAEQYRKVTDTLDVWYDSGSTFSSVVASRPEFNGHSIDLYLEGSDQHRGWFMSSLMISTAMSGKAPYKQVLTHGFTVDGQGRKMSKSVGNVIAPQHVTNKLGADILRLWVAATDYSGEMTVSDEILKRSADAYRRIRNTARFLLANLNGFNPETDMVAIEDMVALDRWVVRRAAALQQELLEAYEQYNFHVVTQKLMQFCSVELGSFYLDIIKDRQYTAKDDSNARRSCQSALYLIAEAMVRWIAPILSFTADEIWNLLPGERSQFVFTETWYDGLASVTLESDLSDEYWEQLLSVRAEVNKVIENARREKQVGGSLEAEITLYADEALKSSLAVLGDELRFVLLTSKTTLVDLADAPADAISTELATLKLGLKKSTAEKCDRCWHHREDVGQVVEHPTLCTRCVTNIEGDGEVRQFA, encoded by the coding sequence ATGAGCGACTATAAATCTACTTTGAATTTGCCGGAAACAGAATTTCCGATGCGTGGTAACTTGGCTAATCGTGAGCCAGAGATGTTGAAGTCTTGGACTGAAAATGGTCTATACCAAAAGATTCGTGAAAGTCGTATTGGCGCTAAGCCCTTCATATTGCATGATGGCCCTCCATATGCGAATGGCGACATCCATATTGGACACTCAGTTAATAAAATTCTTAAAGACATCATTATTAAGTCTAAAACCATGTCTGGTTTCGACGCCCCCTATATTCCTGGTTGGGATTGCCATGGTTTGCCTATTGAGCTGAAAGTTGAGCAAAAGGTTGGTAAACCAGGTCAAAAGGTGAGTGCGGCTGAATTTCGTCAGCAATGTCGAGAATATGCGGCTAAGCAAGTCGATGGTCAACGAGAAGACTTTATTCGTTTAGGCGTTTTTGCTGATTGGCAAAATCCTTATTTGACCATGGATTTCAGTACTGAAGCCAATATCGTTCGTTCGCTATCAAAAGTAATTGAGAGTGGCCATTTGCATAAAGGTGTTAAGCCTGTGCATTGGTGTACCGATTGCGGTTCTGCTCTTGCTGAAGCTGAAGTTGAGTATGAAGATAAAAACTCACCCGCTATTGATGTCGCTTTCAGTGTTGTTGATAAGCCAGCGTTGTTAGCTAAGTTTGGTGTGAGTGATTACGCTCATCAAATCTCAATGGTTATCTGGACCACGACGCCATGGACATTGCCTGCTAACCGAGCGCTGTCTGTTGCCGGTAACATAGAATATACCTTAGTTGAGATGATCAAAGATGGTCAAGCTCAAGCGTTAGTCCTTGCCGATGAATTGGTTGAATCTTGTCTTGAGCGTTATGGTGCTGAGTCACATACCGTTTTGGGTAAAGCTCAAGGCTCTGCATTAGAGTTGTTACGCTTTAATCACCCGTTTTATGCGTTTGATGTGCCAGTTATTTTGGGCGATCACGTTACTGTCGATTCTGGTACCGGTGTGGTTCATACCGCTCCTGGTCATGGTCAAGACGATTTCGTTGTCGGTCAAAAATATGGCTTAGAAGTCGCTAACCCTGTTGGCGACAACGGTGTTTATAAAGCGGATACAGAGATTTTTGCAGGGCAACATGTCTTCAAAGCAAACAAAAGTGTTATCGAGCTACTCGAAGAGAAAGGCACTCTGCTTAACCATGTGGTGATCAATCATAGTTACCCACATTGCTGGCGCCATAAAACCCCAATTATCTTCCGTGCAACGCCGCAGTGGTTTATTTCGATGGATCAAAAAGGTCTTAGAGCCCAAGCGTTAAGCGAAATCGAAAAGACGCAGTGGATCCCTGATTGGGGACAAAGCCGAATCGAGAAAATGGTAGAGAATCGCCCAGACTGGTGTATTTCTCGTCAGCGTACATGGGGCGTTCCTATTACTCTATTTGTGCACCGTGAGACCGAAGAGCTGCACCCTGACAGTGTTGCGCTCATGGAGCGCGTTGCTAACCGTATAGAGCAAGAAGGGATCCAAGCATGGTGGGATCTTGATGCATCGGAACTACTTGGTGATGAAGCCGAGCAGTATCGTAAAGTCACCGATACGTTAGACGTATGGTACGACTCTGGTTCGACTTTTTCATCTGTGGTTGCGTCGCGTCCAGAATTTAACGGACACTCAATCGACCTGTATCTAGAAGGTAGCGATCAACACCGTGGTTGGTTTATGTCATCTTTGATGATCTCAACGGCGATGAGCGGTAAAGCACCTTATAAGCAAGTGTTGACTCACGGTTTTACCGTTGATGGTCAAGGCCGCAAGATGTCAAAATCGGTCGGTAACGTGATTGCGCCGCAGCACGTAACCAATAAGTTGGGCGCTGACATTCTACGTCTTTGGGTTGCCGCTACCGATTATAGTGGTGAGATGACGGTTTCTGATGAGATCTTAAAGCGCAGTGCTGATGCTTATCGTCGTATTCGTAATACTGCACGATTCTTATTAGCTAACCTCAATGGTTTTAACCCTGAAACCGATATGGTTGCAATTGAAGATATGGTTGCACTAGATCGTTGGGTTGTGCGCCGCGCCGCCGCATTGCAACAAGAGCTGCTTGAAGCTTATGAGCAATATAACTTCCATGTCGTTACGCAAAAATTGATGCAGTTCTGTTCAGTTGAATTAGGTAGTTTCTACCTTGATATCATTAAAGACAGACAGTATACGGCCAAAGATGACAGCAACGCGCGTCGTAGTTGTCAATCAGCCCTGTATCTGATTGCTGAAGCTATGGTTCGCTGGATTGCGCCAATTTTGAGCTTCACCGCCGATGAGATCTGGAACTTACTACCTGGTGAACGTAGTCAATTTGTGTTTACTGAAACTTGGTATGACGGTTTAGCTTCTGTAACACTAGAGTCAGATTTAAGTGACGAGTATTGGGAACAACTACTCAGCGTGCGCGCCGAAGTCAATAAAGTGATTGAAAATGCCCGTCGTGAGAAACAAGTTGGTGGTTCGTTAGAAGCTGAAATCACCTTGTATGCTGATGAAGCGCTTAAGTCGTCTTTAGCGGTACTCGGTGATGAGCTGCGTTTCGTATTACTCACCTCTAAGACAACGTTAGTTGACTTGGCTGATGCTCCAGCTGATGCTATCAGTACTGAGCTTGCGACGCTTAAACTAGGGCTTAAAAAGTCTACGGCTGAGAAGTGTGATCGCTGCTGGCATCACCGTGAAGATGTTGGTCAGGTTGTTGAGCACCCAACATTATGTACGCGTTGTGTGACTAACATCGAAGGTGACGGCGAAGTTCGTCAATTCGCATAA
- the murJ gene encoding murein biosynthesis integral membrane protein MurJ, protein MSRKLFKSGMIVSAMTLISRVLGLVRDVVIANLMGAGSSADVFFFANKIPNFLRRLFAEGAFAQAFVPVLTEYQEKNSDEEVRELLSKVAGTLGGVVTIVTLIGVIGSPVLTALFGGGWFLAWLNDEPNGEKFELASLMLKITFPYLWFITFTALAGSILNTRGRFAVSGFTPVFLNVAIIAAAIYLAPTLEQPEIGLAWGVFAGGVIQFLFQIPFLLRENALVKPSWGWHHPGVVKIRTLMIPALFGVSVSQINLLLDTFIASFLVTGSISWLYYSDRLLEFPLGLFGIAIATVILPALSRNHVNAESPGFAKTMDWGVKAILLMGLPAMCGLIVLAKPMLMVLFMRGAFTLDDVDMASYSLMAYGSGLLSFMLIKVLAPGYYSRQDTKTPVQYGIIAMVSNMVFNLILVFPFGYVGLAIATSMSALLNASLLYRGLHNAGVYQVSKQTLLFFLKTVLASILMIIFLYQFLPTIDEWLVFSFSQRIMQLLQLIGGGAAVYLLGMLLLGIRPWRMKAGF, encoded by the coding sequence TTGAGCAGAAAACTTTTTAAGTCAGGAATGATAGTCAGTGCTATGACACTGATTTCACGTGTATTAGGCCTCGTTCGTGATGTGGTTATTGCTAATTTGATGGGGGCTGGTAGTAGCGCTGATGTTTTTTTCTTCGCAAATAAAATCCCCAACTTTTTAAGGCGACTCTTTGCTGAAGGTGCATTTGCTCAAGCATTCGTTCCAGTTCTTACTGAATATCAAGAGAAGAACAGCGATGAGGAGGTGCGTGAACTCCTTTCTAAAGTCGCGGGTACCTTAGGTGGGGTGGTTACTATTGTGACCTTGATCGGCGTTATTGGATCTCCTGTGTTGACTGCGTTGTTTGGTGGAGGTTGGTTCTTAGCGTGGTTAAATGATGAGCCTAACGGTGAAAAGTTTGAGTTAGCATCATTAATGCTAAAGATCACTTTTCCTTATCTGTGGTTTATCACCTTTACCGCTTTGGCTGGGTCGATTCTTAATACCAGAGGACGTTTTGCGGTATCTGGCTTTACGCCTGTTTTCTTAAATGTCGCCATTATTGCTGCAGCAATCTATCTCGCGCCTACATTGGAGCAGCCTGAAATTGGTCTCGCTTGGGGGGTGTTTGCCGGCGGTGTTATTCAATTTTTATTTCAGATCCCCTTTCTGCTCCGAGAGAATGCGTTGGTTAAGCCATCATGGGGATGGCACCATCCTGGAGTCGTTAAGATCAGAACCTTAATGATCCCAGCTTTATTCGGTGTGTCGGTATCCCAGATTAACTTGTTGCTCGATACCTTTATTGCCAGTTTTCTCGTTACTGGATCGATAAGTTGGCTTTATTATTCGGATCGATTATTAGAATTCCCCTTAGGACTCTTTGGCATCGCGATTGCCACTGTGATTTTACCGGCATTATCAAGAAATCATGTTAATGCCGAAAGCCCTGGTTTTGCTAAAACCATGGATTGGGGCGTTAAGGCTATTTTGTTAATGGGCTTACCCGCAATGTGTGGCCTTATCGTATTGGCAAAGCCGATGTTAATGGTGCTGTTTATGAGAGGGGCTTTTACGCTTGATGACGTTGATATGGCTTCATACAGTTTAATGGCTTACGGCAGTGGGTTATTAAGCTTTATGTTAATTAAGGTGTTAGCTCCTGGGTACTATTCAAGGCAAGACACTAAGACGCCTGTGCAATATGGCATTATCGCTATGGTGAGCAACATGGTATTTAACCTTATTTTGGTTTTTCCATTTGGGTATGTTGGTTTGGCTATTGCGACCTCTATGTCGGCGCTGCTTAATGCATCGTTACTTTATCGAGGGTTGCATAACGCAGGTGTCTATCAGGTTAGTAAACAGACGTTATTATTTTTCTTGAAAACTGTATTGGCGTCGATATTGATGATTATCTTTTTATATCAATTTCTTCCGACGATAGATGAATGGCTCGTTTTTTCATTCTCGCAGCGGATAATGCAGTTACTTCAGCTGATTGGAGGTGGTGCTGCCGTCTACTTATTGGGTATGTTATTGTTAGGAATTCGTCCTTGGAGGATGAAAGCTGGCTTTTGA
- the ribF gene encoding bifunctional riboflavin kinase/FAD synthetase, whose amino-acid sequence MELIRGIHNILPRHRGCVLTIGNFDGVHRGHAEVIAALVKKAHQHDVPATLMTFEPQPQELFMGDNAPARLSLLRDKIVLLEELGIARLLCVNFNRKFAGMPAEDFIEQLLVKQLGVKYLVVGDDFCFGKQRSGNFQVLKQAGEKFGFAVVSTQSFLLADKRVSSTEIRAQLAKGNLEQARRLLGHPFTLCGKVAHGEKIGRTIGFPTANIALKRKVSPVRGVFAVRLYWDGSDIYDGVANVGFRPTVNGQNCQLEVHLFDFDGDLYGKTVEVELVAKIRDEQPFKSLDALKQQIKNDADRALALLGFDAG is encoded by the coding sequence ATGGAACTGATCCGCGGTATACATAATATTTTACCCAGGCACAGAGGCTGTGTGTTAACTATTGGTAACTTCGATGGAGTACATCGGGGTCATGCCGAAGTGATTGCTGCGCTGGTAAAAAAGGCACATCAGCATGACGTTCCAGCCACACTGATGACTTTTGAGCCTCAGCCTCAAGAGCTATTTATGGGGGATAACGCACCAGCGCGACTTAGCCTATTACGTGACAAAATTGTATTGCTAGAAGAGTTAGGCATAGCGCGTTTACTGTGTGTTAATTTCAATCGCAAGTTTGCGGGTATGCCTGCTGAAGACTTTATTGAGCAGTTACTGGTCAAACAATTAGGGGTTAAGTATCTCGTTGTTGGTGACGATTTCTGTTTTGGTAAGCAGCGTAGCGGCAATTTTCAGGTGCTTAAACAGGCGGGTGAGAAGTTTGGTTTTGCGGTTGTGAGCACTCAGAGTTTTCTTTTGGCGGATAAAAGAGTCAGTTCGACGGAAATTCGCGCGCAACTAGCTAAAGGTAATTTAGAACAAGCTCGTCGACTCTTGGGTCATCCATTTACCTTGTGCGGTAAGGTGGCTCATGGTGAGAAGATTGGACGGACAATCGGTTTTCCAACAGCCAATATTGCATTAAAGCGTAAAGTGTCTCCTGTTAGAGGAGTCTTTGCGGTAAGACTGTATTGGGATGGTAGCGATATTTATGACGGTGTGGCTAACGTTGGTTTTAGACCTACGGTCAATGGGCAAAATTGTCAATTAGAAGTGCACTTGTTTGATTTTGACGGCGACCTTTATGGCAAAACTGTTGAAGTTGAACTGGTGGCAAAAATTAGAGATGAACAGCCATTTAAATCTTTAGATGCGCTGAAGCAACAAATTAAAAATGATGCTGACAGAGCACTGGCTCTGCTTGGCTTTGATGCAGGCTGA
- the rpsT gene encoding 30S ribosomal protein S20, with the protein MANSKSAKKRALQSEKRRQHNASRRSMLRSYVKKVIAAIHAGDHKAATEAFNVAQPIVDRMATKGLIHKNKAARQKSRLNTRIKALAA; encoded by the coding sequence TTGGCTAATAGCAAGTCTGCAAAGAAGCGCGCGCTTCAATCTGAAAAACGTCGTCAGCATAATGCTAGCCGTCGTTCAATGTTACGTTCATACGTTAAAAAAGTAATCGCTGCTATACACGCTGGCGATCACAAAGCGGCGACTGAAGCATTTAATGTTGCACAACCAATTGTTGACCGTATGGCGACTAAAGGCCTTATTCACAAGAATAAAGCTGCTCGTCAAAAGTCTCGCTTGAATACCAGAATCAAAGCACTAGCTGCTTAA